From Cannabis sativa cultivar Pink pepper isolate KNU-18-1 chromosome 8, ASM2916894v1, whole genome shotgun sequence, a single genomic window includes:
- the LOC133030442 gene encoding uncharacterized protein LOC133030442, which translates to MWWSILSNALPVRDVIGKRFHIEDSSCPLCGVGEESVEHLFLSCDVALHLWRSSPWGIYPVCDTGIRVCDWIKFIWDLKHKGASADDIFLYASIVVDTIWRVRNDKVHNNCPVDFNKCFDIICTSYADMSDSLLSSPTLVLKEAWSPPPEDWIKLNCDAKVGLESTCIAVVARDHLGRVINVHTAREEFSDALCGEAAACCLAVSVASDFGYKYVIVENDSRVVIDAINGNGSRWALENYVSFCTKSSPLFNTCCFSYVSRSCNFAAHNVARWAFSHQLYGSIPVPSIPDAILCNDREV; encoded by the coding sequence ATGTGGTGGAGCATCTTATCCAATGCTCTTCCTGTAAGAGATGTTATAGGAAAACGTTTCCATATAGAGGACTCGAGCTGCCCCCTTTGTGGCGTGGGGGAAGAGTCTGTTGAACATCTTTTCCTTTCTTGTGATGTAGCTCTTCACTTATGGCGTTCATCTCCGTGGGGTATCTATCCGGTCTGTGATACGGGCATTCGTGTCTGTGATTGGATTAAGTTCATCTGGGATCTTAAACACAAAGGGGCCAGTGCCGATGATATATTCTTGTATGCTTCTATTGTTGTGGATACTATATGGAGGGTGCGTAATGATAAGGTCCATAATAACTGTCCGGTTGACTTTAACAAATGCTTTGATATTATTTGTACCTCTTATGCAGATATGTCTGATTCTCTACTCTCTAGTCCAACTCTGGTGCTAAAGGAAGCTTGGTCCCCTCCCCCTGAGGACTGGATAAAGCTGAACTGTGATGCGAAAGTGGGTCTGGAGAGTACGTGTATTGCTGTGGTTGCTAGAGATCATCTTGGCAGAGTGATTAATGTTCACACGGCTCGGGAGGAGTTCTCGGATGCCCTGTGTGGTGAAGCTGCGGCCTGCTGCTTGGCTGTATCAGTTGCTTCAGATTTCGGCTATAAGTATGTTATTGTGGAGAATGATTCGAGAGTAGTCATCGACGCTATCAATGGGAATGGATCTCGTTGGGCCTTAGAGAACTACGTCTCATTTTGTACTAAGTCATCTCCTTTATTTAATACTTGTTGTTTTTCTTATGTTAGCAGATCTTGTAACTTTGCCGCTCATAATGTGGCTAGATGGGCTTTCTCCCATCAGTTGTATGGATCTATCCCGGTCCCTTCTATACCGGATGCTATTTTATGTAATGACCGTGAGGTCTAA
- the LOC115699079 gene encoding probable aspartyl protease At4g16563, with protein sequence MASSFLSFITLFSLFLLPLPSSSSSSGNSITIPLSVYPQTHSDPFETLNFLASASISRAHHLKKPKSNSTLVTKTPLFPRSYGAYSISLKFGSPPQTTSFVMDTGSSLVWLPCTSRYLCSRCNFPNIDPSKIQTFMPKLSSSSKLIGCQNPKCKWVLGSNVKCNNCDQKGNCSQTCPAYIIQYGSGSTAGLLLSETLSFPEKAFTNVLIGCSFLSIRQPSGIAGFGRGIESLPSQLGLTKFSHCLVSRQFDDTSVSSDLVLYRSGDHKTEGGISYSPFQKNPSTSNPAFKEYYYVLIRKIVVGGKRVKIPYKYLVPGSDGNGGTIVDSGSTFTYLEKPVYEAVTAEFAKQMSHYKREFKVENQTGLSPCFDISREKSVNFPELVFQFKGGAKMALPVENYFALVSSSGIVCLTMVTNNVAGPEISTGPAIILGSFQQQNYYVEYDLKNDRFGFRPQSCKRG encoded by the coding sequence ATGGCTTCTTCGTTTCTCTCTTTCATCACTCTCTTCTCACTTTTCCTCTTACCATTgccatcatcatcttcttcttcaggAAATTCCATAACCATTCCTCTCTCCGTATATCCCCAAACACATTCAGATCCATTTGAAACTCTCAATTTCCTAGCTTCTGCATCAATCTCCAGAGCTCACCATCTAAAAAAACCAAAATCCAACTCCACCTTAGTCACAAAAACACCTCTCTTTCCACGGAGCTATGGAGCTTACTCTATATCTCTCAAATTCGGTTCACCCCCACAAACCACCTCCTTCGTCATGGACACGGGTAGTAGTTTGGTCTGGCTCCCTTGTACCTCTCGGTATCTCTGTTCCAGGTGTAACTTTCCAAACATTGACCCGTCAAAGATCCAAACTTTTATGCCCAAgctttcttcttcctccaaaCTCATCGGCTGTCAAAATCCCAAATGCAAATGGGTACTCGGCTCTAATGTAAAATGCAATAATTGCGACCAAAAAGGAAACTGCTCACAGACTTGCCCTGCTTATATAATCCAGTACGGTTCCGGTTCAACAGCCGGGCTTTTACTTTCCGAGACACTTTCTTTCCCGGAAAAAGCTTTCACGAATGTTCTTATCGGTTGCTCCTTTCTCTCGATTCGTCAGCCATCTGGAATCGCCGGGTTCGGCCGCGGAATCGAATCGCTTCCTTCCCAATTGGGTCTCACCAAATTCTCTCACTGCTTAGTTTCTCGCCAGTTCGATGACACTTCAGTGAGCAGTGATCTTGTTCTGTACCGTTCCGGCGATCACAAAACAGAAGGTGGAATCAGCTACAGCCCGTTTCAGAAGAACCCATCAACCTCAAACCCCGCATTTAAAGAGTACTACTACGTACTCATAAGAAAAATCGTCGTCGGCGGTAAGAGAGTTAAGATTCCGTACAAGTACTTGGTCCCGGGATCTGACGGTAACGGCGGTACTATAGTTGATTCAGGGTCAACGTTCACGTATTTAGAGAAGCCTGTTTACGAAGCCGTAACGGCGGAATTCGCTAAACAAATGAGTCATTACAAGAGAGAATTCAAAGTAGAAAATCAGACCGGTTTAAGCCCCTGTTTCGATATTTCTCGGGAAAAATCGGTGAATTTCCCGGAATTGGTTTTCCAATTCAAAGGCGGTGCGAAAATGGCTTTGCCAGTAGAGAATTACTTTGCCTTGGTGTCTAGCTCCGGCATTGTATGTTTAACGATGGTGACTAACAATGTGGCCGGCCCAGAAATCAGCACCGGACCGGCCATCATCTTGGGTAGTTTTCAACAACAGAATTATTATGTAGAATATGATTTGAAGAACGACAGGTTTGGATTCCGTCCTCAATCTTGTAAACGAGGTTGA
- the LOC133030185 gene encoding uncharacterized protein LOC133030185 codes for MPSTRWGDRLKEFYFSNLGDYLGRSRMGSGPPEPIPLGPSAYITSSWFRPSDSYLGDDAASLKVQDFARAELGSSGRSSLFVVSCISGSSRTSNTCLFCETGVSMDAILEQLAGVHTPVAPPAFTSSPPAPSLKVSSSAPPDTIDLVDDEEVLPGEGQGKQWDFSEEVADGTGEPRALPEEAEEGEEEPEVALIRKRKGKMIAQDEPKKPRRADTPAHGLDGGVSPMDENPAPPNIVLTPVPGDEVRQELRIAKHNYAMDEYSRGYAEVEALRRILRAEVEASINHPEYQDPWDLNLDPLSDWFRRFLGPTLAPFAAEMTGEFASQLTRCAPKRFATCASLNSIFQVQDLSHSLTVLAAEAGRLSKNIINHGFVLSDFGDMNDVRKVLQDLTAERQIYQEAAERQEAAAKAKEEEAKRREAQAEAMIRDEAQRRDRMEAQHQEELRAQSEAADKARRDLREAREALDEMVAKVRSLEETHQANIESKAALAAELKELRDFKEQSIKKAKRAELLSPVSCARCPKRFDDGVYMA; via the exons atgccatcgacccggtggggggatcgtttgaaggaattttatttttcgaacttaggagattacctaggtcggtcccggatgggctccggccctccggaacctattcccttaggtccttcagcttacataacgtccagctggttccggccctcggacagttatctcggagatgacgctgccagccttaaagttcaggactttgctagggccgaattaggaagttcgggtaggagtagtttatttgttgtatcttgtataagtggttcctcacggacatctaacacttgcttattttgtgaaacaggtgtctccatggatgccattttggaacagcttgccggagttcatactcccgtggctcctccggcctttacctcttcccccccggccccttccctgaaggtttcttccagcgctccccccgacactattgacttagtggatgacgaggaggtgcttccgggagaaggccaagggaagcagtgggacttctcggaggaagttgCTGATGGTACGGGAGAGCCccgagcccttccggaggaagctgaggaaggcgaagaggagcctgaggtggctctgattcgtaagcgcaagggcaaaatgattgcccaggatgagcccaagaagcctcggagagccgacactcctgctcatggtctTGACGGCGGGGTTTCCCCCATGGacgaaaatcctgctcctcccaacatcgtgcttaccccggttccgggggacgaggtgaggcaagagcttcggatagccaagcataactatgctatggacgagtactcccgggggtacgccgaagtggaagcccttaggaggattctgcgggcggaggttgaggcgagcatcaaccacccggagtaccaggatccgtgggaccttaatctggaccccttatcggactggttccgtcgcttcctagggcccaccttggctccttttgccgcggagatgaccggcgagttcgcttctcagctcactcgatgcgcgcctaagcggttcgccacttgtgcttccctgaactccatcttccaggtccaggacctcagtcattctctcacggtg cttgctgctgaggctggccgcctctccaagaacatcataaatcatggcttcgttctgtccgactttggggacatgaacgatgtcaggaaggtccttcaggacctcacagcggagaggcagatctaccaggaagctgccgagcgccaggaggcggctgccaaggccaaggaagaggaggccaaacggagggaggctcaggcggaagccatgatccgggacgaggcccagcggagggacaggatggaggcccagcaccaggaggaactgagggctcaaagcgaggctgctgataaggccaggcgagacctccgggaggccagggaggctttggatgaaatggtcgccaaggtgagatctttagaggaaactcaccaggcgaacatagagtccaaggccgctctagctgcggagctgaaggagcttagggacttcaaagaacaatccatcaagaaggccaaaagagccgagctcctctctcctgtttcctgcgcccggtgtccgaagcgctttgacgatggagtctacatggcttga